A single window of Channa argus isolate prfri chromosome 12, Channa argus male v1.0, whole genome shotgun sequence DNA harbors:
- the m1ap gene encoding meiosis 1 arrest protein, translating into MLGTEVDLQRVENSVFAIETMLKAWLQEQGGDREHLHLLLPSPLDNPIPVCVKCDMQERLISPALIPQTPNLGVKTESVRDFLPLTKGSANPSPPPQRLKAIKMLHADGVCESVLYGLPLVIRPTTCWKLDWDEMESNHNLFQALCHTLCVCESTRFFFF; encoded by the exons ATGCTGGGGACTGAGGTTGACCTGCAGCGTGTGGAAAACAGTGTGTTTGCCATAGAAACCATGCTGAAAGCTTGGCTTCAAGAAcagggaggagacagagagcaCCTCCACCTGCTACTGCCCAGTCCCCTGGACAATCCGATTCCAG tgtgtgtgaagtgtgatATGCAGGAGCGTCTGATAAGTCCTGCACTCATCCCTCAGACCCCAAACCTGGGAGTGAAGACTGAGAGTGTCCGGGACTTTCTGCCTCTCACTAAGGGCTCAGCCAATCCGAGTCCACCACCACAGAGACTAAAAGCAATCAA GATGCTGCATGCAGATGgagtgtgtgaaagtgtgttgtATGGCCTGCCGCTGGTTATCCGCCCCACCACCTGCTGGAAACTGGACTGGGATGAAATGGAGAGCAACCACAACCTGTTCCAGGCTCTGTGCcacacactctgtgtgtgtgaaagcactcgttttttttttttttga